In Arcobacter ellisii, a genomic segment contains:
- a CDS encoding diguanylate cyclase domain-containing protein, with translation MNKFIKRVSKYIDLGLIFLFLFIVVLFLFIYNLTQINSKIKKFNYYLITINSVKILDSEFNALIQNNATFINYDDIVNKINQKYELLKKIDNKDFYDEFGIKLKPVVEELNTKWLNKHDYIERFKSNNSAIIGSFNYITELIRNIKTTQNINEEKDILFLDNSLSTLFKLFINLEVDKEVIEKSLDELFSLSLKYDNSEFKFLFKKYNSTINDLLKINSIREAYIEINIKNLLDQIEYKLHEEFEESINNQQNIALLLFVISIIFLIISIFAYIKSIKIKKELIAFKYAVENSDNSIVMTDKERKITYVNESFEKVTGYKREDALGKNPHILKSGKLPSEFYKQMNEILDRGEKWSGEFINVNKFGDIYYETASITPIINDDKLTGYLAIKLNVTDYVRQQEKVEFIAYHDNLTQLPNRRSLEKKVNELISIGAKKENNFALLFIDLDGFKLVNDNLGHDFGDLLLKEVAKIFKATLRERDCVFRIGGDEFAVIIKFSNDEKIIELIANKIIENINKTITIKNHSLNVGCSIGISKFPQDATDLQSLLKYSDTAMYKAKQNGKNRFEFYSSDLS, from the coding sequence TGTCAAAATATTAGATAGTGAGTTTAATGCTCTAATCCAAAATAATGCAACTTTTATTAATTATGATGATATTGTAAATAAAATCAATCAAAAATATGAGTTACTAAAAAAAATAGATAATAAAGATTTTTATGATGAGTTTGGAATAAAATTAAAACCAGTAGTTGAAGAATTAAATACAAAATGGTTAAATAAACATGATTATATAGAGCGTTTTAAATCAAATAATTCTGCAATTATTGGTTCTTTTAATTATATTACTGAACTAATAAGAAATATTAAAACAACTCAAAATATTAATGAGGAAAAAGATATTCTTTTTCTTGATAATTCACTTTCAACATTGTTCAAACTTTTCATAAATTTAGAAGTTGATAAAGAAGTTATAGAAAAGAGTTTAGATGAATTATTCTCTTTATCTTTAAAATATGACAATTCAGAGTTTAAATTTCTTTTCAAAAAATATAATTCAACGATAAATGATTTACTAAAAATAAATAGTATAAGAGAGGCTTATATTGAAATAAATATAAAAAATTTATTAGACCAAATTGAGTATAAATTACATGAAGAGTTTGAAGAAAGTATAAATAATCAGCAAAATATCGCTCTTTTATTATTTGTAATCTCTATCATATTTTTGATTATCTCAATTTTTGCTTATATTAAATCTATAAAAATAAAAAAAGAGTTAATCGCCTTTAAATATGCAGTTGAAAATAGTGATAACTCTATTGTTATGACAGATAAAGAGAGAAAAATTACTTATGTAAATGAGTCATTTGAAAAAGTTACAGGTTATAAAAGAGAGGATGCTTTAGGAAAAAATCCACATATTTTAAAATCAGGAAAATTACCAAGTGAATTTTATAAACAGATGAATGAAATCCTTGATAGAGGAGAAAAGTGGTCAGGTGAGTTTATAAATGTAAATAAATTTGGAGATATTTATTATGAAACTGCTTCAATAACACCAATTATAAATGATGATAAGTTAACAGGCTATTTGGCTATTAAATTAAATGTTACAGATTATGTAAGACAACAAGAAAAAGTAGAATTTATAGCTTATCATGATAATTTAACACAACTTCCAAACAGAAGAAGTTTAGAAAAAAAAGTAAATGAACTTATTTCTATTGGAGCAAAAAAAGAGAATAATTTTGCACTTTTATTTATTGATTTAGATGGTTTCAAATTGGTAAATGATAATTTAGGACACGATTTTGGTGATTTATTATTAAAAGAAGTAGCAAAAATATTTAAAGCAACTCTGCGAGAAAGAGATTGTGTTTTTAGAATTGGTGGTGATGAATTTGCTGTTATTATCAAGTTTTCAAATGATGAAAAAATTATCGAACTAATTGCAAATAAAATTATAGAAAATATAAATAAAACAATTACAATAAAAAATCACTCTTTAAATGTTGGTTGTAGTATAGGTATATCAAAATTTCCACAAGACGCAACAGATTTACAAAGCTTATTAAAATATTCAGATACAGCAATGTATAAAGCAAAACAAAATGGTAAAAATAGATTTGAGTTTTATAGTAGTGATTTAAGTTAG